In a genomic window of Acidilobus saccharovorans 345-15:
- a CDS encoding cobalamin biosynthesis protein gives MLPSFLYPGPLELLSALALALVLDIVYPYHSGFMLMVHPVHTSYFMALRLYRPFSSRARGAMIWAAVMSSHLVAYAAALYLAYRLSPIAWIIVAGYITKTSASLRLLIDEVNGAGRALEEGDLGRARALAQGLVRRDLSVEDAGHVASAAIESLAESLNDGFVSPLFWYAVLGPLGALAQRLVNTLDGALGFKDPEHLKVGWASARADTIVNYIPARLTAALIVIASARSARRAAAAWASCSGLTESLNAGAPMSAMAGSLGVTLEKRGSYTLCPEFGRLPGAQDIRGSVRVALAAASLMVGLEAIILALLRA, from the coding sequence ATGCTGCCCAGCTTCCTTTACCCAGGTCCCTTGGAGCTCCTCTCAGCCCTGGCCCTCGCGCTCGTCCTTGACATAGTCTACCCCTACCACAGCGGCTTCATGCTGATGGTACACCCCGTCCACACATCCTACTTCATGGCGCTCAGGCTCTACAGGCCGTTCTCGTCGCGTGCCCGCGGAGCTATGATATGGGCTGCGGTCATGTCGTCTCACCTGGTGGCTTACGCAGCGGCGCTCTACCTGGCCTACAGGCTCAGCCCCATCGCGTGGATTATTGTGGCGGGCTACATAACTAAGACGTCGGCCTCCCTGAGGCTGCTCATAGACGAGGTCAACGGCGCGGGCAGGGCGCTTGAGGAGGGCGACCTGGGCAGGGCCAGGGCCCTAGCCCAGGGCCTCGTGAGGAGGGACCTAAGCGTGGAGGACGCGGGCCACGTGGCATCAGCGGCCATAGAGTCCCTGGCCGAGAGCCTCAATGACGGCTTCGTCTCCCCCCTCTTCTGGTATGCAGTCCTTGGACCCCTGGGGGCCCTGGCCCAGAGGCTCGTCAACACGTTGGACGGGGCGCTGGGATTCAAGGACCCCGAGCACCTGAAGGTGGGGTGGGCGAGCGCCCGGGCTGATACCATAGTTAACTACATACCCGCGAGGCTCACGGCCGCGCTGATAGTCATAGCCTCCGCGAGGTCCGCCAGGAGGGCGGCAGCCGCGTGGGCCTCGTGTTCAGGGCTGACAGAGAGCCTGAACGCCGGCGCACCGATGTCGGCCATGGCGGGAAGCCTTGGAGTGACCCTGGAGAAGAGGGGCTCCTACACCCTCTGCCCTGAGTTCGGCAGGCTCCCAGGAGCTCAGGACATAAGGGGGTCTGTCAGGGTCGCCTTAGCGGCGGCGTCGCTTATGG
- a CDS encoding pyridoxal phosphate-dependent aminotransferase: MRRPAAGVNRAHGGAAPPGALDFSAPANPLGPPPGLREAVSECAALGSYLRYPSPSDYLNLLGAVSEFLDVDEDHIVLSNGSAELLSLIPLSLRARSLIVVEPNFGDHELLARATSLELVRVVMRPSDNAFSLDEDGVIRAAKAARGPAVLVLSRPNNPTGLTVDEKAIDRIASSLPRHAWMVVDEAFVDLCPSCRSLGDRDDIVVLRSFTKSLASPGLRLGVMVTADRRALEAIAGSMQAWPVDSITACSLSKVLALKSTALHVERGKEIVRQELPRVTSALRSMGLKAFDSSAPYVLVRHTLPNPQFQRSLLAHGFYVRDASTFYSLDSHYSRISIRSPAENDAILKALEVVMGWA; this comes from the coding sequence TTGAGGAGGCCCGCGGCAGGTGTAAATAGAGCCCATGGGGGAGCGGCTCCCCCTGGGGCCCTGGACTTCAGCGCCCCAGCGAACCCCCTGGGGCCTCCGCCTGGGCTGAGGGAGGCCGTCAGCGAGTGCGCCGCCCTGGGCTCCTACCTCAGGTACCCCTCCCCAAGTGACTACTTGAACCTCCTGGGAGCGGTCTCCGAGTTCCTGGACGTTGACGAGGACCACATAGTGCTCTCCAACGGCTCGGCCGAGCTGCTGTCCCTAATACCGCTCTCGCTCAGGGCCAGGAGCCTTATAGTGGTGGAGCCCAACTTCGGCGACCACGAGCTCCTTGCGAGGGCGACGTCCCTGGAGCTGGTCAGGGTCGTGATGAGGCCCTCGGACAACGCCTTCTCCCTAGACGAAGACGGCGTCATCAGAGCCGCTAAGGCTGCGAGGGGGCCTGCCGTGCTGGTGCTCTCCAGGCCTAACAACCCCACGGGCCTTACTGTTGATGAGAAGGCCATAGATCGCATAGCATCATCCCTGCCCAGGCACGCCTGGATGGTCGTTGATGAGGCCTTCGTGGACCTCTGCCCCAGCTGCCGCAGCCTAGGTGATCGCGACGACATAGTAGTGCTCAGGTCCTTTACTAAGAGCCTCGCGTCGCCGGGCCTCAGGCTGGGGGTCATGGTGACCGCAGACAGGAGGGCCCTTGAGGCTATAGCGGGCTCCATGCAGGCCTGGCCCGTGGACTCTATAACGGCCTGCTCGCTCTCCAAGGTCCTTGCCCTTAAGTCAACGGCGCTTCACGTGGAACGGGGGAAGGAGATAGTTAGGCAGGAGCTGCCCAGGGTTACATCGGCCCTGAGGTCCATGGGGCTCAAGGCCTTTGACTCCTCGGCCCCATATGTTTTGGTAAGACATACGCTGCCAAACCCTCAGTTCCAGAGGTCCCTGCTGGCTCACGGCTTTTACGTCAGGGACGCCTCCACGTTCTACTCCCTTGACAGCCATTACTCAAGGATATCGATAAGGTCGCCTGCGGAGAACGACGCCATCTTAAAGGCCCTCGAGGTGGTCATGGGTTGGGCCTGA
- a CDS encoding NTP transferase domain-containing protein: MIEVAAIMAGGLGSRLGGPWKPTVNVCGRPLISYVIDAVSPVSRLALIVTSPASSSYLRGLSLPPSFAELMLDGSGYGYDLGRLLNVVRPRPLLVLPADLYGLRARDLEEACRVSLRVAEPVVTVRARGEYVGISIFKGYSYDEWADVDIDMDVINVNDGESLEEARGRCK; the protein is encoded by the coding sequence ATGATTGAGGTGGCGGCCATAATGGCCGGAGGCCTTGGGTCAAGGCTTGGAGGCCCCTGGAAGCCCACGGTTAACGTCTGCGGGAGGCCCCTCATAAGCTACGTTATTGATGCCGTCTCGCCAGTGTCAAGGCTCGCGCTAATAGTGACTTCACCCGCGTCCTCGAGCTACCTGAGGGGGCTCTCGCTGCCGCCCAGCTTCGCTGAACTTATGCTGGATGGCAGCGGCTACGGCTATGACCTTGGAAGGCTGCTTAACGTCGTGAGGCCGAGGCCCCTGCTGGTGCTTCCGGCGGACCTTTATGGCCTGAGGGCCAGGGACCTGGAGGAGGCCTGCCGCGTGAGCCTTAGGGTCGCGGAGCCCGTGGTGACTGTGAGGGCGCGCGGAGAGTACGTCGGCATTTCCATCTTCAAGGGCTACAGCTACGATGAGTGGGCTGACGTAGATATTGACATGGACGTGATAAATGTTAACGACGGTGAGTCGCTTGAGGAGGCCCGCGGCAGGTGTAAATAG
- the cobS gene encoding adenosylcobinamide-GDP ribazoletransferase has protein sequence MGLRDLLALFTRLPVGSGDLEAAASSFYMVPIVGLAEGVIVSLVGFAVSAVKPAPMLAAALMLIAHVAVTGGLHLDGLADYSDVLGSGLRGEEAVRVLKDPRKGSFAIMAVVVALVARLSAFYYLYRCPAIIVAAYASSLEASFVAARAGVQEPYEGMASRFERAARDGRQLLLNALTYIAIMTAIAVLRPLSLIGAAALLAGFLLAADANSRLGFVNGDVMGASIEVGGVVALVLGALA, from the coding sequence TTGGGCCTGAGGGACCTCCTGGCCCTGTTCACAAGGCTCCCCGTGGGGTCTGGGGACCTGGAGGCGGCCGCCTCGAGCTTCTACATGGTGCCCATAGTGGGCCTGGCGGAGGGCGTCATAGTGTCGCTCGTGGGCTTCGCGGTTTCAGCTGTTAAGCCAGCGCCTATGCTAGCAGCGGCGCTGATGCTAATAGCTCACGTTGCCGTGACCGGCGGGCTTCACCTGGACGGGCTGGCCGACTACAGCGACGTCCTGGGCTCAGGCCTCAGGGGTGAGGAGGCAGTTAGGGTCCTCAAGGATCCCAGGAAGGGCTCGTTCGCTATCATGGCAGTCGTGGTGGCCCTGGTGGCCAGGCTCTCGGCGTTCTACTACCTCTACAGGTGCCCAGCAATCATAGTTGCCGCGTACGCGTCGTCCCTGGAGGCCTCCTTTGTGGCCGCCAGGGCAGGTGTCCAGGAGCCCTACGAGGGCATGGCCTCCCGCTTCGAGAGGGCTGCCAGGGACGGCCGACAGCTGCTGCTAAACGCGCTGACCTACATAGCAATAATGACAGCTATAGCTGTCTTAAGGCCGCTCAGCCTCATAGGTGCAGCGGCGCTGCTGGCGGGCTTCCTGCTCGCGGCCGACGCGAACTCAAGGCTTGGTTTCGTCAACGGTGACGTGATGGGCGCTTCCATAGAGGTCGGCGGAGTGGTGGCCCTGGTCCTGGGTGCCCTGGCTTGA
- the cbiS gene encoding bifunctional adenosylcobinamide hydrolase/alpha-ribazole phosphatase CbiS has product MAALELGDRYLIVNFGAPRHILTTAHPEGLVMASKVAIYQVTDSDDLSRPERFKEEVRRALGLGGSDPVMLTAADVSKYRSAVEGNYGVVATVGLSHPSCHDMRSTYVPLMPSTINIVAWVPDRLTASAMVDLLRVVAETKAAASADLMLRCDGGRATGTVSDAIAVAATLDPSGALWAGQATTVGSKVASLVYRALVSEKPSREQVLSWALGLSLEELVDDAMKLYRSAPVPGVAEGKVKEMVARELSRILQDPNVWAFIVAARENDIRGQEGLLPGLGSDEFAADTKKVIADELLATALSLYINGFKALTATYWADAMKDRLGLKLASLPMFEDDIAASLAASALSRVYDRLLGEGHD; this is encoded by the coding sequence TTGGCAGCGCTTGAGCTGGGCGACAGGTACCTTATAGTGAACTTCGGCGCCCCCAGGCACATACTTACCACGGCCCACCCCGAAGGCCTGGTGATGGCCTCGAAGGTTGCAATTTACCAGGTAACAGACTCCGACGACCTTTCAAGGCCTGAGAGGTTCAAGGAGGAGGTCAGGAGGGCCCTGGGCCTCGGCGGGAGCGACCCGGTGATGCTCACCGCGGCCGACGTTAGCAAGTATAGGAGCGCCGTCGAGGGCAACTATGGGGTCGTTGCCACAGTGGGCCTCTCTCACCCCTCATGCCACGACATGAGGTCGACGTACGTCCCCCTTATGCCATCAACTATAAACATAGTTGCCTGGGTGCCCGACAGGCTGACGGCGTCAGCCATGGTAGACCTCCTCAGGGTCGTGGCGGAGACGAAGGCTGCAGCCTCGGCGGACCTGATGCTCAGGTGCGACGGCGGGAGGGCCACGGGCACCGTGAGCGACGCCATAGCTGTGGCCGCCACCCTAGATCCCTCAGGAGCCCTGTGGGCTGGGCAGGCAACCACTGTAGGCTCCAAGGTGGCGTCCCTTGTCTACAGGGCTCTCGTGTCAGAGAAGCCCTCCCGCGAGCAGGTGCTCTCGTGGGCGCTGGGCCTCAGCCTCGAGGAGCTAGTCGATGACGCCATGAAGCTCTACAGGTCAGCCCCAGTGCCCGGCGTGGCTGAGGGCAAGGTTAAAGAAATGGTCGCACGAGAGCTCAGCCGAATACTTCAGGACCCGAACGTCTGGGCCTTCATAGTGGCCGCCAGGGAGAACGACATCAGGGGACAGGAGGGCCTGCTGCCTGGCCTCGGTTCCGATGAGTTCGCAGCCGACACCAAGAAGGTTATAGCCGATGAGCTGCTGGCCACAGCGCTCAGCCTCTACATAAACGGCTTCAAGGCTCTGACCGCCACGTACTGGGCTGACGCCATGAAGGACAGGCTCGGCCTTAAACTGGCCTCGCTGCCGATGTTCGAGGACGACATAGCTGCGTCCCTGGCGGCCTCAGCCCTCTCGAGGGTCTACGACAGGCTCCTGGGCGAGGGCCATGATTGA